One segment of Drosophila ananassae strain 14024-0371.13 chromosome 3R, ASM1763931v2, whole genome shotgun sequence DNA contains the following:
- the LOC6497370 gene encoding protein PALS2 isoform X3, whose product MPVETIKMVGLRRDPSKPLGLTVELDEYKQLVVARILAGGVIDKQNMLHVGDVILEVNGTPVRSPDELQVEVSRAKENLTLKIGPNVDEEIKNGRYTVSGGQVKQNGIAGLETGKKLTCYMRALFTYNPSEDSLLPCRDIGLPFKSGDILQIINVKDPNWWQAKNITAESDKIGLIPSQELEERRKAFVAPEADYVHKIGICGTRISKRKRKTMYRSVANCEFDKAELLLYEEVTRMPPFRRKTLVLIGVSGVGRRTLKTRLINSDVDKFGAVIPHTSRPKRALEENGVSYWFMDREEMEEAVKQNEFLEYGEHNGNLYGTHLQSIKDVINSGRMCILDCAPNALKILHNSQELMPFVIFIAAPGMDQLKTIYADRRATGSNRNLSFDRQSSIRFSSRRARTLESLASLYEDDDLIATVEESSFVQRKYEKYFDMVIVNEDFDETFRQVVETLDQMSHEEQWVPVNWIY is encoded by the exons ATGCCAGTGGAGACCATCAAGATGGTCGGCCTGCGCCGAGATCCTAGCAAACCCCTAGGACTAACAGTGGAACTGGACGAGTACAAGCAACTGGTGGTGGCCAGAATTCTGGCCGGAGGTGTCATCGACAAGCAGAATATGCTTCATGTGGGCGATGTTATCCTGGAAGTGAATGGCACTCCAGTACGATCACCCGATGAGCTCCAGGTGGAGGTGTCCCGGGCCAAGGAGAATCTAACTCTGAAGATTGGACCCAATGTGGATGAGGAGATCAAGAATGGTCGATATACTGTGAGTGGGGGTCAGGTAAAACAGAATGGCATCGCGGGTCTCGAAACGGGAAAGAAACTAACG tGTTATATGCGTGCCCTGTTCACATACAATCCCTCCGAGGACTCTCTCCTGCCATGCAGGGATATTGGCTTACCCTTCAAATCGGGAGACATTTTGCAa ATTATCAATGTCAAAGATCCCAACTGGTGGCAGGCCAAGAACATAACTGCCGAATCGGACAAAATTGGTCTAATCCCTTCCCAGGAACTCGAGGAGAGACGCAAAGCTTTTGTGGCACCTGAAGCCGATTATGTTCACAAAATTGGCATCTGTGGCACGAGG ATCTCAAAGAGGAAACGAAAGACCATGTACCGATCGGTGGCCAATTGCGAGTTCGACAAGGCGGAACTATTGCTCTACGAGGAGGTCACCCGAATGCCACCTTTCCGCAGGAAAACTCTGGTTCTTATTGGCGTTTCCGGTGTCGGAAGAAGGACCCTTAAAACGCGTCTAATTAACAGCGATGTGGACAAGTTTGGAGCTGTCATTCCAC ATACCAGTCGCCCGAAACGCGCCTTGGAGGAGAATGGTGTCAGCTATTGGTTCATGGACCGGGAGGAAATGGAGGAGGCCGTCAAACAGAACGAATTCCTGGAGTATGGCGAACACAATGGTAACCTCTATGGCACACATTTGCAGTCCATCAAGGATGTGATCAATAGCGGACGAATGTGCATCCTGGACTGTGCACCCAATGCCCTGAAGATCCTGCACAACAGCCAGGAATTGATGCCATTTGTTATATTTATAGCAGCTCCCGGCATGGATCAGCTCAAGACCATCTATGCCGATCGTAGAGCCACTGGCTCCAATAGAAATCTCTCT TTTGATCGTCAAAGTTCCATAAGATTCAGCTCAAGACGCGCCCGTACGCTCGAGTCCCTAGCATCGCTCTATGAG GATGACGACCTGATTGCCACCGTCGAGGAGAGCAGCTTCGTCCAGCGGAAGTACGAGAAATACTTCGACATGGTCATCGTGAATGAGGACTTCGATGAGACCTTCCGGCAGGTGGTGGAGACCCTCGACCAAATGAGCCACGAGGAGCAGTGGGTGCCCGTTAACTGGATCTACTAA
- the LOC6498168 gene encoding proteasome maturation protein, translating to MYQQSLKVQPSEVTVLKATGKVGLPSEPNCLNQLAHVHRLRDSEMNYNEHQFMLNMELMRNREGLCVPLKMGMERFAARQMGRLPFLPSSNLMDDVLTGRLDSIGFEDFMNLPENSEQMRQPHAVVEKSFGIY from the exons ATG TATCAGCAATCCCTGAAAGTGCAGCCCTCGGAGGTGACGGTGCTGAAAGCCACCGGCAAGGTGGGATTGCCTTCGGAGCCCAACTGCTTGAACCAACTGGCCCATGTCCACCGTCTACGGGATTCGGAGATGAACTATAACGAGCACCAGTTCATGCTCAACATGGAATTGATGCGCAACCGCGAGGGACTCTGCGTTCCCCTGAAGATGGGCATGGAACGCTTTGCCGCTCGTCAAATGGGCCGTCTGCCCTTCCTTCCTTCCAG CAACTTGATGGACGACGTTCTGACTGGCCGCTTGGACAGCATTGGTTTCGAGGACTTCATGAACCTGCCCGAAAACAGCGAGCAAATGCGCCAGCCCCATGCCGTGGTCGAGAAATCCTTCGGCATTTACTAA